Proteins co-encoded in one Flavobacterium fluviale genomic window:
- a CDS encoding anhydro-N-acetylmuramic acid kinase gives MNKNIKALYQIAQKETRRIIGLMSGTSLDGLDIALCEISGFGVKTEVKLIEFETVDYSDEIKTEIRKVFAQKNIDFQHLVLLNEWIGILHAEMINTSLKKWNIAAAEVDLIASHGQTVLHAPKFLHQREKFPNATLQIGDGDHIAVKTGIITLSDFRQKHVAAGGEGAPLAVYGDYFLFGKEGENRIMLNIGGIANFTYLPAAITTEDTFVTDTGPGNTLIDLFVKRHFPEKSYDKDAETAKKGIVNQSLLEHLKDNDFFKKDFPKTIGQELFGYEYVNNSLEKSGNTTISIEDLLATLTRFSAETIAEAIQFAVKNSSYKIEDFKIYMSGGGANNPLLVQWLKELLPCSFFKSNDLGINSDAKEAILFAILANETVAGGDFKFNSLKIPSVTMGKISMPN, from the coding sequence ATGAACAAAAATATTAAAGCACTTTATCAAATTGCCCAAAAAGAAACGAGACGAATTATTGGGCTGATGTCGGGAACTTCTCTCGACGGACTTGATATTGCCTTGTGTGAAATTTCGGGATTTGGTGTTAAAACAGAAGTTAAACTGATTGAATTCGAGACCGTTGATTACTCAGACGAAATCAAAACAGAAATTCGTAAAGTTTTTGCTCAAAAAAATATTGATTTTCAGCATTTGGTTTTGCTCAACGAATGGATCGGAATTCTTCATGCAGAAATGATTAATACAAGTTTAAAGAAATGGAATATCGCTGCCGCAGAAGTCGACTTAATTGCTTCGCACGGACAGACCGTTTTGCATGCGCCTAAATTTTTGCATCAGCGGGAAAAATTTCCTAATGCTACTTTACAAATTGGCGACGGAGATCATATTGCGGTCAAAACAGGCATTATAACATTATCTGATTTTAGGCAGAAACACGTTGCTGCAGGAGGCGAAGGCGCTCCGCTGGCTGTTTATGGCGATTATTTTTTATTTGGAAAAGAAGGCGAAAACAGAATTATGCTCAATATCGGCGGTATTGCTAATTTCACTTATTTACCAGCTGCCATAACTACAGAAGACACTTTTGTAACCGATACAGGACCAGGAAATACTTTAATTGATCTTTTTGTAAAGCGTCATTTTCCAGAAAAAAGTTATGATAAAGATGCGGAGACAGCCAAAAAAGGAATAGTAAACCAATCGCTTTTGGAGCATTTAAAAGATAATGATTTCTTCAAAAAAGATTTCCCAAAAACAATTGGTCAGGAACTTTTTGGGTACGAATATGTCAATAATAGTCTAGAAAAAAGCGGGAATACAACTATTTCAATTGAAGATTTATTAGCCACCTTAACGCGATTTAGCGCCGAAACTATTGCCGAAGCGATCCAATTTGCTGTCAAAAATAGTTCTTATAAAATTGAGGATTTTAAAATTTATATGTCAGGCGGCGGTGCAAATAATCCTTTATTGGTGCAGTGGCTAAAAGAATTACTGCCGTGTTCATTCTTCAAAAGCAATGATTTAGGAATTAACAGCGATGCAAAAGAAGCAATTTTGTTTGCCATTTTAGCCAACGAAACGGTTGCGGGTGGAGATTTCAAATTTAATTCTTTAAAAATTCCATCAGTAACTATGGGGAAAATTTCAATGCCCAATTAA
- a CDS encoding acyltransferase family protein: MKDRIISVDVLRGLTVLLMTLVNNPGSWSYVYPILDHAKWNGCTLADLVFPFFIFIVGIAVPLAMPVKKDNAENITKVITRSLRIFCLGLFLSYFYSIHFMGLQPGITLLCIRLFFTFCVGYALIGDFNPKTKNILALIIFAILIGLAYSGHENFAKIRLLGVLQRIGIVYFFVSLIYLKTNIKTQIILSASILLGYWALMTLVPVPAVGHPNLEVGTNLASWLDSVLLENHMYIETKTWDPEGLLSTLPVIGNGLIGLLIGQLLMQPMPKIKINKIMAGISLVLILLGLLWSLVFPINKSIWTSSYVLFTAGLALLLLSLIYYIIDVRGYKKWTTFLLTWGVNPMIVFFVSGILPRALTMIKIQDPENISEQINVRDYAYNFWISPLFENQMLSSLTYSVIYILLWSCVLWYFYKNKIIFKV, encoded by the coding sequence ATGAAAGACCGCATAATTTCAGTTGATGTTTTAAGAGGACTGACTGTTTTATTAATGACTTTAGTGAACAATCCCGGAAGCTGGAGTTACGTTTACCCGATTTTAGACCACGCAAAATGGAATGGCTGTACCCTTGCAGATTTAGTATTTCCGTTTTTCATTTTTATTGTAGGGATCGCAGTTCCATTGGCTATGCCAGTAAAAAAAGACAATGCCGAAAATATCACTAAAGTAATAACGAGATCTTTACGTATTTTTTGTTTAGGATTATTTTTAAGCTATTTCTATTCGATTCATTTCATGGGATTACAGCCTGGAATTACACTTTTGTGCATTCGTTTATTTTTCACTTTCTGCGTTGGTTATGCGTTAATTGGAGATTTCAATCCTAAAACAAAAAACATTCTTGCACTGATTATTTTTGCAATTCTAATTGGTTTGGCTTACAGCGGACATGAGAATTTTGCCAAAATTAGATTACTTGGTGTTTTACAACGAATTGGAATTGTCTACTTTTTTGTTTCTCTTATCTATTTAAAAACCAATATCAAAACTCAAATTATTTTGAGTGCTTCAATTTTATTAGGATATTGGGCTTTAATGACACTGGTTCCAGTGCCGGCTGTTGGACATCCAAATTTAGAAGTCGGAACAAATTTAGCTTCCTGGTTAGACAGCGTTTTACTGGAAAACCATATGTATATCGAAACCAAGACTTGGGATCCAGAAGGTTTATTAAGCACTTTGCCAGTAATTGGAAACGGCTTAATTGGTTTATTAATCGGACAGCTTTTAATGCAGCCAATGCCGAAAATAAAAATCAACAAAATTATGGCTGGAATTAGTTTAGTATTAATTCTTCTCGGCTTGCTGTGGTCATTGGTTTTTCCTATAAATAAATCCATCTGGACAAGTTCTTATGTTTTATTCACCGCCGGTTTGGCCTTATTATTGCTTTCACTAATTTATTACATAATAGATGTTCGAGGTTATAAAAAATGGACGACTTTTTTACTGACTTGGGGCGTTAATCCGATGATTGTGTTTTTTGTTTCTGGAATTTTACCACGTGCCTTAACGATGATTAAAATTCAAGACCCAGAAAATATTTCCGAACAAATAAACGTTAGAGATTATGCTTATAATTTTTGGATTAGTCCGCTTTTTGAAAATCAAATGCTTTCGTCCTTAACATATTCTGTAATTTACATCTTATTATGGAGTTGTGTATTGTGGTATTTTTATAAAAATAAGATTATTTTCAAAGTCTAA
- a CDS encoding glycoside hydrolase family 10 protein encodes MHKNQYLIFSILSIFFFSTISHAQENKIHPKNEFRGVWIATVVNIDWPKTSIDNVEKEKADYLEILEAYKKLNYNAVIVQVRSVGDAIYPSEFAPWSRFLTGKEGIAPNPYYDTLAWMIEQAHARGFEFHAWLNPYRATFDLNKNLLSPNHDIFKHPEWMIEYGGKIYYDPALPEVQAHLTKVVKEVVDKYDIDAIHFDDYFYPYAVPGKVFNDTASYRKYGAGLSLADWRRANVSNFVHTISTTIKESKPWVQFGISPFGVWRNKSQDPRGSETQSTSNYDDLYADPLLWMDQKWIDYILPQLYWSMNNPRASYSKLVKWWAENSNNTAVYIGHASYKIRGDGDKNWNFMTEIPTQIDFARSFKNVSGSAYFSSKWFMGKNFDVVRHLEENQYKYPALPAAVPNLRHVIIDTPRAIEYNKDSIRYNFTFKSPLNTKVRYMVVYGGDHVSKIDINDATKIVEKVTVKEVDGTINFSIAAGKLNLFKACAVTFIDYYANESTPTAIDLKKPFKNYIPAQPNENR; translated from the coding sequence ATGCATAAAAATCAGTATTTAATATTCTCTATCCTATCTATATTTTTCTTTTCGACGATTTCTCACGCGCAGGAAAACAAAATACATCCAAAAAATGAATTTAGAGGTGTCTGGATTGCAACCGTTGTAAATATAGACTGGCCCAAAACAAGTATAGATAATGTAGAAAAAGAAAAAGCTGATTATCTTGAAATTTTAGAGGCTTACAAAAAACTGAATTACAATGCAGTAATTGTTCAGGTCAGAAGTGTTGGTGACGCCATTTATCCTTCTGAATTTGCACCTTGGTCTCGTTTTTTAACTGGAAAAGAGGGCATTGCTCCAAACCCATATTACGATACATTGGCATGGATGATCGAACAGGCACACGCCAGAGGTTTTGAATTTCACGCATGGTTAAATCCATATCGTGCCACTTTCGATTTAAATAAAAATCTTTTAAGTCCAAATCACGATATTTTTAAACATCCAGAATGGATGATTGAATACGGAGGAAAAATTTACTACGATCCTGCACTGCCAGAAGTTCAGGCGCATTTAACAAAAGTAGTTAAGGAAGTCGTAGACAAATACGATATTGATGCCATTCATTTTGATGATTATTTCTATCCGTACGCTGTTCCTGGAAAAGTTTTTAATGATACAGCTTCCTACAGAAAATATGGGGCTGGTTTAAGTCTTGCCGATTGGCGCCGCGCGAATGTGAGCAATTTTGTACACACTATTTCAACCACTATAAAAGAAAGTAAACCTTGGGTTCAATTCGGAATTAGTCCGTTTGGGGTTTGGCGAAATAAATCGCAGGATCCTAGGGGTTCCGAGACACAATCAACATCCAATTATGACGATTTATATGCTGATCCGCTTTTATGGATGGATCAAAAATGGATCGATTACATTCTGCCTCAATTGTATTGGAGTATGAATAATCCAAGGGCATCTTATTCAAAATTGGTAAAATGGTGGGCAGAAAACTCTAATAATACTGCTGTTTACATCGGACATGCCTCATACAAAATTAGAGGTGACGGAGACAAAAACTGGAATTTTATGACTGAAATTCCAACGCAGATTGACTTTGCAAGAAGTTTTAAAAATGTTTCTGGAAGTGCGTATTTCAGCTCAAAATGGTTTATGGGAAAAAACTTTGATGTAGTACGTCATTTAGAAGAAAACCAATATAAATATCCAGCTCTTCCTGCTGCTGTCCCTAATTTACGACATGTAATTATTGACACACCAAGAGCAATTGAATACAATAAAGACAGTATTCGCTATAATTTCACTTTCAAAAGTCCGTTGAATACCAAAGTTCGTTATATGGTAGTTTATGGAGGCGACCACGTTTCGAAAATCGATATTAATGATGCCACAAAAATTGTCGAAAAAGTAACTGTAAAAGAAGTCGATGGAACGATTAATTTTTCAATTGCTGCCGGAAAACTAAATCTTTTCAAAGCATGTGCAGTCACTTTTATTGATTATTACGCGAACGAAAGTACACCAACAGCAATAGATCTAAAAAAACCATTTAAAAACTATATACCAGCACAGCCAAATGAAAATAGATAA